ATTATTATTTTTTGCTTCTTCTGTATCGATATTATTTTTAGATACAAGGTCATAATTAATATATTGGTATTGGCTATCTGTTTCTATTGAGCAGGGCGCAGCAACAATATATCCACGCATAACAGTTTCACCACGAATACCGCCATCAACCGTATATTCCGCATTTGAAATAAAAGGAGCTAATAATAGCGTTGACCATAAGAAAGATAAATTTCGCATAATGAACCTTTTTATTGGGAGGGTTTCCCCTCCCATAAAAATTATTCGTAAGTGATTTTGAAGTCAGCGATAGAGTTGAATTCACCTTCAGTTACTGGAGTAGCAGCATCAACACGTTTTGCTAATGCAGTAAATTCCAGAACGTTTTCACCTTGTCTGTTACGAATTTGGTTCAGTACAGATTTAGCTTCATCAAATTTAAAATCTTTAATTTGAATACCAACGTTATTCGCAGTACCTGTTACGCCTAAGAATTCTTTATTAGTACCCACGTAGTTTTTACCACCGAAAGTGATTTTGATATCTTTAACTGCAATCCATTTACCTTCAGTATCCTTACTGAATTCGTCGAAGTTACACTCTTTTAATTTAATGGAGATATCTTTCTCTGCTGCATTACCTGCTTCTAAAGAAGCACGAGACAGTTGACCAAATGGAACTTCTTGTTTGGTGCTTTCAGATTCGATATTACATGGGGAGTTAACAACTTGACCGCTAAAGTGTAATTCACCCGTGTTGCCGCTAGCTAAAACAGATGCAGAAAGAGTAGAAGCTGCAAATAAAACAGCAACAGATAATTTATTTAATTTCATGTGATAGATCCTTAAAGATAAGTAATTTTTAGTCCCTAAAGTGAATGCAAATTGCCTAGTGCATCCATGCGTCGGCTTTTGTGTAAGTCATTTCGACGAAAACAATTTTATCCATCAGGAGAGTTTTTTGAAATAAAGTATTGATATTTTAATAAAGTAAAATATTTAATTCTGATATTAATGTTTTTAATGTGGGTTTTAATGTTTTTATTTTGGCGTGGTAATGTATGGGATTTTTAATCACTTTTGCTTTAAGGTAAATTAATAAGTGATTTTTAAAAAATAAAAAAATAGAGCATTAAATGTCAGAATTTGATGCTCTATATTTGTCGTAATGAATTGTTTGCTGATTGAAATTAAATTGTGCAAATAAAAAGAGGGGAAAAATTTTCTTCAAAAATATAGTTTTTTTCACTCAAACGCTTTATGTTAACAAAATAAATCTGCCCCTCTTGTGGAATACCCCGTATTTTTATTTTATTTTGAGCCTGGTCATTAGGATCAATAACAACCCGTTCGACTTGTGAGAAAAAATGCCCGCCTTGGTAGACATATTTCATGTAAAACTTGCGAGCAATAACATAACTTTTACCATCATTGTTGATGGTTCCATTCATGACAAAGGTATGATGCTCAGGGTCATTCTCATTTGGAATAATGCTAAGTAGGTAATAGCCTTTTAAGTCTGAACGGCTGTCTGATATATCAATTT
The Providencia alcalifaciens DNA segment above includes these coding regions:
- a CDS encoding fimbrial protein — encoded protein: MKLNKLSVAVLFAASTLSASVLASGNTGELHFSGQVVNSPCNIESESTKQEVPFGQLSRASLEAGNAAEKDISIKLKECNFDEFSKDTEGKWIAVKDIKITFGGKNYVGTNKEFLGVTGTANNVGIQIKDFKFDEAKSVLNQIRNRQGENVLEFTALAKRVDAATPVTEGEFNSIADFKITYE
- a CDS encoding FidL-like protein is translated as MSNKKSVRAFWLLIISTILVFISSYVYYKNSTAIVPSCRATLKIDISDSRSDLKGYYLLSIIPNENDPEHHTFVMNGTINNDGKSYVIARKFYMKYVYQGGHFFSQVERVVIDPNDQAQNKIKIRGIPQEGQIYFVNIKRLSEKNYIFEENFSPLFICTI